From one Mytilus edulis chromosome 1, xbMytEdul2.2, whole genome shotgun sequence genomic stretch:
- the LOC139515522 gene encoding uncharacterized protein translates to MPLKKEDAARIKKNYKTIIESLKIENILDQMIQEDVFELDDIEKINSRATQKDRNREFVSLLIRSHQKGYQVFIECLKEDDVYADIAQQIENTKVEIIKDERIEDWIGDRMPSDKAGQYLKDIDLLCFSKAITPAHLQIVGTCLEFSKVDVEHIEYKHLRAPEAACHDLLVKWRNKHGHSATLAKLMDIFFLAHQNTPESIHDEKIWDALDKFK, encoded by the exons ATGCCTCTGAAGAAAGAAGATGCCGCTAGaattaagaaaaattataaaactatTATTGAGAGCCTGAAGATAGAAAATATATTAGATCAAATGATTCAAGAAGATGTATTTGAATTAGatgatattgaaaaaataaactcGAGAGCAACACAAAAAGATAGAAACAGGGAATTTGTTTCACTCCTTATTAGAAGTCATCAAAAAGGATACCAAGTATTCATAGAGTGTCTAAAAGAAGACGATGTATATGCAGATATAGCACAACAAATAGAGAATACAAAAGTAGAGATAATTAAAGATGAAAGAATTG AGGATTGGATTGGAGACAGAATGCCATCCGATAAAGCAGGGCAATATTTAAAAGACATTGACCTCTTGTGTTTTAGTAAAGCTATAACACCAGCACATTTACAGATAGTTGGTACATGTCTAGAATTTTCGAAAGTAGATGTAGAACACATCGAGTATAAACATTTGCGTGCTCCGGAGGCTGCATGCCATGACCTTCTTGTTAAATGGAGAAACAAACATGGACATAGCGCAACTTTAGCAAAGCTTATGGATATATTTTTCCTTGCACATCAGAACACACCTGAATCTATTCATGATGAAAAAATATGGGATGCTCTGGACAAATTCAAATAG